In Candidatus Kerfeldbacteria bacterium, a single genomic region encodes these proteins:
- a CDS encoding acetate--CoA ligase family protein gives MLESLLKPRSIAIIGASHDPEKLGHVILYNLITYRYRGRLYPVNPKGGLILGKKVFSSVQEIPAQVDLAIVVIPAALVPAAIRECGKKKIRTAIIISAGFAEQGGVGAQLEARVLAEAKKYHMRILGPNCLGVINPALKMNASFAAGMPDFGGVAVISQSGAMAVSITEWAVAADVGFSSLVSLGNKSDIQEEELVKYFGADKRTHVIVMYLESLKTGRALLRTIQRVSKKTPIIILKPGKSLEAQRAVASHTGAIAGAHAVQQAMLQSAGAVVVDTLQELFLFTQLFENRHKLSGNRVAIVTNAGGPGIIATDAVVAATNLRMATLAPQTIAELKKKLPEAAATGNPVDVIGDATPARYQIALRALMRDRGVDAVVALLTHQYVTDSDAIAKIIIREQRAHPGKPIAVSFIGGAAMRASRQILTKAGIITFAYPEHAVAAIAMLRHDVMARTELRRFPEMTYRTSQATQIVLGTRAERMVKRFVPYVMPSRLASSIEAALKQAARLRYPVVAKIISQEFIHKTERGGVQINITGPEQLRRTLRSWQTQFKLAFAKDEGFLLQPYRPGMIEMIIGAKRDPELGAYLVIGLGGIFVESIGGQVIVPIPASRAEIERALDRSLQGLLSTARGARIPKKDIIQCALGISRMMLATPRLEEFDANPVLLSAGRIEIADLRIVVRR, from the coding sequence ATGCTCGAATCATTATTAAAACCGCGTTCTATTGCCATAATTGGCGCCTCGCATGATCCGGAGAAGCTGGGGCATGTTATTTTGTATAATTTGATTACGTATCGTTATCGCGGGCGGCTGTACCCGGTTAATCCAAAAGGCGGATTGATTTTAGGAAAAAAAGTATTTTCATCAGTGCAGGAGATACCCGCGCAGGTTGATTTGGCGATTGTGGTAATTCCCGCGGCATTGGTACCTGCCGCGATTCGCGAGTGCGGAAAGAAAAAAATTCGCACGGCGATTATCATAAGTGCGGGGTTTGCCGAGCAGGGTGGCGTTGGCGCTCAGCTCGAGGCGCGCGTTTTAGCTGAGGCGAAGAAGTATCATATGCGCATTCTTGGTCCAAACTGCCTCGGGGTGATCAACCCGGCCCTCAAAATGAACGCTTCGTTTGCCGCTGGCATGCCTGACTTTGGTGGCGTGGCAGTGATTTCTCAGTCAGGAGCCATGGCCGTGTCAATTACCGAATGGGCGGTGGCGGCTGATGTCGGTTTTTCTTCCCTTGTTTCGTTGGGTAATAAATCAGATATTCAGGAAGAAGAATTAGTTAAATATTTTGGAGCGGACAAACGAACGCACGTAATCGTTATGTATCTCGAAAGCCTGAAGACGGGTCGCGCGCTGCTTCGCACTATCCAGCGTGTTTCCAAAAAAACGCCGATTATTATTCTCAAGCCAGGCAAGAGTTTGGAGGCTCAGCGCGCGGTGGCTTCGCACACCGGAGCGATTGCCGGGGCTCATGCGGTTCAGCAGGCCATGCTGCAATCAGCGGGTGCCGTAGTAGTGGATACGCTTCAGGAATTATTCCTTTTTACCCAGCTATTTGAAAATCGTCATAAGTTGTCCGGTAATCGGGTAGCGATTGTGACGAATGCGGGTGGTCCAGGCATCATCGCGACTGACGCTGTTGTGGCTGCGACGAATTTACGCATGGCGACGCTCGCGCCACAGACGATCGCCGAACTTAAGAAAAAATTACCAGAAGCGGCAGCCACTGGTAACCCCGTGGATGTGATTGGTGATGCTACCCCGGCGCGGTATCAGATTGCTTTACGCGCTTTGATGCGCGATCGGGGCGTTGATGCGGTGGTGGCATTATTGACCCATCAGTACGTGACTGACAGCGATGCCATCGCAAAAATAATAATTCGAGAACAGCGGGCGCACCCAGGTAAGCCGATTGCCGTTTCATTTATTGGTGGTGCAGCGATGCGTGCGTCACGACAGATATTGACCAAGGCCGGAATTATTACCTTTGCCTACCCTGAACACGCGGTGGCAGCTATCGCCATGCTGAGACATGATGTGATGGCACGCACTGAATTGCGTCGTTTTCCAGAAATGACGTATCGAACGTCTCAAGCCACCCAAATCGTATTGGGCACGCGGGCCGAGCGCATGGTCAAACGGTTTGTTCCGTATGTTATGCCGTCACGGCTGGCTTCGAGCATTGAGGCTGCCCTGAAACAAGCGGCGCGCCTACGCTATCCCGTCGTAGCAAAAATTATCAGCCAGGAGTTCATCCATAAGACTGAACGCGGCGGTGTTCAGATAAATATTACCGGACCTGAACAACTGCGCCGTACGCTCCGCTCCTGGCAGACCCAATTCAAGCTTGCATTTGCTAAGGATGAAGGGTTTCTCTTGCAACCGTATCGTCCGGGTATGATTGAAATGATTATTGGTGCAAAGCGTGACCCGGAATTAGGCGCGTATTTAGTGATAGGCTTGGGTGGTATTTTTGTGGAATCAATCGGCGGCCAAGTGATTGTGCCGATCCCTGCGTCGCGGGCAGAGATTGAACGCGCGCTTGATCGATCGCTCCAGGGTCTGCTCAGTACCGCACGAGGCGCGCGGATTCCGAAAAAAGATATTATACAGTGCGCGCTCGGTATTTCACGGATGATGCTCGCCACGCCGCGCCTTGAGGAATTTGACGCCAATCCGGTATTGTTATCTGCGGGGAGGATTGAAATTGCTGATCTACGCATTGTCGTGCGTCGCTAG
- a CDS encoding 2,3-bisphosphoglycerate-independent phosphoglycerate mutase — MQIPNRPVVLIVYDGFGIAPVGPGNPIRNAPTPTFDALIEHYPTVALQASGEAVGLPWGEMGNSEVGHLNLGSGKIIYQSLPRISRAIADGSFYSNAAFQKAIKHVAKNDTKLHLLGMVSNGGVHSSIDHLFALLELCQKSEVKEVYLHVILDGRDTTRDSGVTFVQKLQDKLAETKVGKIATISGRYYAMDRDNRWEREEKAYRAMVDGEAESFGTDPVQLIKASYAKKVYDEEFMPAVIGTKGKPTATIADGDAVIFFNFRPDRARQLTKVFSVKQFSGFKRSTFLSKLCFVTMTEYDKTLPVDVAFPPELITNPIARVISDAGLKQLHIAETEKYAHVTYFFNGGNEDPFKHQDNLLIPSPRVASYDKKPEMSAPEVTEKLLAAIDAGKHDFIVANFANPDMVGHTGNYKATYKAITVIDTLLKKVIDAVLEKNGMVFITADHGNAEQMINPQTGEMDKEHTTNPVPFFAIANQWKDHLIFPELANDHDLSVLQPTGILSDVPVTILTYMGIKPPEEMSGNNLLMT; from the coding sequence ATGCAAATACCGAATCGTCCAGTAGTTTTAATCGTGTATGATGGCTTCGGCATTGCGCCGGTTGGCCCCGGCAATCCCATACGTAATGCGCCGACTCCGACGTTTGATGCTTTGATTGAGCATTATCCGACCGTCGCGCTGCAGGCTTCCGGTGAAGCGGTAGGGCTACCGTGGGGGGAGATGGGGAATTCAGAGGTTGGGCACTTGAATTTAGGCTCCGGTAAAATTATTTACCAGAGTCTACCCCGCATTTCACGAGCTATCGCCGATGGAAGTTTTTATTCAAACGCGGCTTTTCAAAAAGCGATCAAGCACGTAGCAAAAAACGATACGAAATTGCATTTGCTCGGCATGGTATCAAATGGCGGCGTGCATAGTTCAATTGATCATCTATTTGCTCTGCTCGAATTATGCCAGAAATCGGAAGTCAAGGAAGTATACTTACATGTGATTCTCGATGGTCGGGATACTACCCGCGATAGCGGTGTCACATTCGTCCAAAAACTACAGGATAAATTGGCTGAGACGAAAGTTGGAAAAATAGCCACCATTTCTGGGCGGTATTATGCCATGGATCGAGATAACCGCTGGGAACGTGAGGAAAAAGCGTATCGAGCCATGGTTGACGGAGAAGCAGAGAGCTTTGGAACCGATCCGGTACAATTAATCAAAGCGTCGTATGCAAAAAAAGTGTATGACGAAGAATTTATGCCGGCAGTTATCGGCACCAAGGGCAAACCCACTGCCACGATCGCTGATGGTGATGCAGTCATATTTTTTAATTTTCGGCCTGACCGAGCGCGCCAGCTGACAAAGGTGTTTAGTGTTAAGCAGTTTAGTGGATTTAAGCGCTCCACTTTTTTGAGCAAGCTGTGCTTTGTCACCATGACCGAATATGATAAAACATTGCCTGTTGATGTAGCATTTCCTCCCGAATTAATAACTAATCCGATTGCTCGAGTTATCTCGGACGCGGGGCTGAAGCAGTTGCATATCGCGGAGACGGAAAAGTACGCTCATGTCACGTATTTCTTCAACGGGGGAAATGAAGACCCTTTTAAACATCAAGATAATCTTTTAATCCCATCCCCGCGAGTCGCCTCCTACGACAAGAAACCGGAAATGAGCGCCCCGGAGGTTACGGAAAAATTATTGGCTGCGATTGACGCTGGTAAGCATGATTTTATTGTGGCTAATTTTGCTAATCCTGACATGGTCGGGCACACCGGCAATTATAAAGCAACGTACAAAGCAATTACGGTTATTGATACGCTGCTGAAAAAAGTGATTGATGCGGTTTTGGAAAAAAATGGGATGGTATTTATAACTGCTGATCATGGCAATGCTGAACAAATGATTAATCCTCAGACAGGCGAAATGGATAAAGAGCACACGACGAATCCGGTTCCATTCTTTGCTATCGCAAATCAATGGAAAGATCACTTAATTTTTCCTGAATTGGCGAATGACCATGATTTGTCAGTCTTGCAGCCGACTGGTATTCTTTCTGATGTGCCGGTGACGATCCTTACCTACATGGGGATCAAGCCACCCGAGGAAATGTCAGGGAATAATTTATTGATGACCTAA